In the Drosophila teissieri strain GT53w chromosome 3R, Prin_Dtei_1.1, whole genome shotgun sequence genome, GTTGCTCACGCGGGCGGCCAATTTGTTCTTCTTCTGCTTAAGCCGCTGCAGTTTGATGAACTGGGAAACGAAACAATAACATCAGTGGCGGGCAGTTGCTCCTCCGAATCCATACCTACGTCATCTGGCCGCGTCCATTTGGAAGCCACACTCGCTTCGCTGGACATGCTCAATGGCTTAGTTGCCTGCACTGGACCTTTACGGATTCTTAAAGTACTTTGCGGACTTGAAGTCTTCGAAGCGTTTGCAGATATCACAAAAATTAAGGCGCGCAATTAGGGATGTGAAATCTTTCGATTGATTAGCTCGTTATTCGCTATTTTCGCCAATGTTCAACCCTCGAAAATATCGTTAGTCGACAACTAAAACGAATTTCATTTGAACAATTTTAAACGCTTCGTTATTTGGtcacttaaaatatattattatctCAAgctgaaaatgtaattaacaaACTGgtaaacaaaactaaaaaattaaaatttaaatatttttttaagcaacaatatttttttaaatgtcaAGGGCTAACGCTATTTTAGAGTAACAGAACTCTGTATACTATTGCAATTAGACTTCGAATTATGGATGTGAGAATCTcacaataaatttttaaattcttaaataacatttaaagaaatataaatattaaaaaagctttaaatcctctttgtttttgtttgaattttttaatCGTTCGAAAAGTGTAAAGTTATTACGCTTAACCAATAAAAGCGTTAAGTCTGAGCTTAATATTTAGATGATGAGGTAGATATACTTttttaagaaataataataaaatcatgTCAATTACGCTTTAAAAAATTTAGTTGATTTCGAAATCGCTTTTCCATGCATATGGGAAGGGGTGGTCGAAAACATGATGGCAAAAATCTGTTTCAGCATCTGGTAACACTGGCCGTCGCTGCGTTTTATGTGATacgtaaacaaattaatttgataaacAATGAGCCTTACCGATGTCTGCCGCATTTGCGCCAACAAAATCAAGGGTCACAAGCGGGATCGCAACATATTCAAGTACATGCGGGGAAGATTGCTGGAGCAACTGAAGCTAATCACGGGAGTGGAGGTAAGTGGTTTGGAATCAGCTTCCGTATTTGAAACCATTTGTTATTAACTTGGATTTCTCCAGTTAACAAGGAACCAGGGACTGCCGGAGTTCGTTTGCGAACGCTGCTTCTCCGAGCTGGACCTGGCCACAAAGTTCCGCGAGCGGTGCATCTTCTCGCAAAAGTACCTGCTGGAGATCAGGAAGAAGTCTAGGGATCAGAGCATTGTTCACATAGATCTGAGTCCCGAACCACTGGACGAGCAAATGATCGATGCGGATCAGTTGAAGACGGAGGACGACGAGCAGTTCGTGTGTTATCAAGGCACGAAGGATCTAGATCTAGAAGGACACCAAGATCTACAGGAATTCCAGCCGAATGACGACCCCGCGGCCTCGGCGatcgcagcagcagaggcagcgcACCAAGCGGATCTACAGGAGCAGCATATGGAACGGGCCGCCAAGAGGCGAAGAAACTTCTTTATCTGCGACGAGTGTGGGACCCTGTTCCACGACGAGTACCTGTACAACGAGCATCTGAATGGTCATCAAGATCGGCGGGAGATGAACCAGTTCTTCCCCTGCTCGGAGTGCCCAGAGTCATTCAATAAGAAGGCACTGCTGAAGCTTCATCGTGCCCAGTGTCACTCAACCCAGCGCAAGTTCAAGTGCGCCATCTGCAACGAGGTTTTCGCGGCTCTGGGGGCCAAGCTGCGGCACGACAAGTAAGGATGCTGGAAGTTAGATGCTAAGTGGAGCCCTCTCTgcaacttttaatttaatttcagagCCCATGAGAACGAAAGACCTTATCCATGCCTAGAATGCGGAATGATTTTCAGCAGCGTTTCCGAATTGCAGAACCACTGTGTGACACACTCAGAGGAAAACCGGAAGTTCAGGTAAGGCCACAACTTGCACGGGTTAACATATATCTTCATTTCGTGTCTTTTAAGGTGTGAGCCTTGCAACAAGAATTTTATAACTCGCAGGGATCTGGTGGCCCATACAAAAACAGCACCGCACAAGCGTTTCGCTAAATATATGCAGGATGAATTCGAGTTGGGCGAATTGTTAAcctactcctaattaccacCACCCgcttttataaataaatgttaaggtcaaaataaataaatcaatttttattacCTAGTTTTATGGCCTAGTTTACTTATTCCACctgaatattattttttataagtgTTCCAAATTgtagttttaatttgtttaaaataaaattccttCTGTTTTACTTTCAAGCACGTTACATTTGCCTAAATGTTGATACTTTTCAATTAAGGTGggaatgcaattttaaaaGTGCTGAATCTTAAATCAATTACGGTGTAGGATGATTGGAAGAATTTTCCGTAAACCGCTCtgtaaaattcaattcaagaaaataatatttcccTTAGCGattaaattttctttattttgttctAGCATTTAATACTAGTATTGTTCAAAGAGGTCTGAAAAACTCATCTCCAGCAGCTTGGCGCTAATCTAATTCTCGGCCTCTAAAGAACAGCTCCAACTTAAAAGAGCTTTCGAATACGGCGCATGCGTCCTTTCAGCTGTAGCTGCCTTATATAGAGGTCTTCGATTGGGGCTCTGTATATTCCACAAATTCAACTGGTAGCCGCCGCACGAACCACAGAGTCCTACGTCACATTGGTATACACACGGAAtcggagcagctgcagccgaaAAATCAATACCTTAACAAACACCTACGTGTACGGTTGAAATCGCGCAATATGTTGTTCTGTTCGCAAAGTAAGTCTactgaaataatatttataggaGGATCAGGTGATCAGTCTATGTTTTTCAAGATGTGCACATGATGGTTGCGATGCTTGTGGTCGCCTCAAGTGGCTACCAGGTGCAGTCCTATGGCTCCAAGGATATTTTGGCCGATGCCCTGCTGACGGATCTGCTCAATCGCATGGACAACGACATGCAGGTGGGCTACTACGACGTTGGCAACGAGGCAGCTGCTGGCTCCAAGGACAATGTGGACCTTGTCTCCCGATCGGAGTACGCGAGGCTGTGTGATGGGGGAAGCGACTGCATCTTGCAATCGGGATCGGGAGCAGCCTCCCATCCTTCGTTGAGGGACCACGAGTTCCTGCAGCACAGCTCCCTGTGGGGTCACCAGTTCATCTCCGGCGGAATGGGAGAGGGTCCCAATAGGTATCCTACCATAGTAAAAAACGACGCCGGTCTGCCTGCTTACTGCAACCCTCCTAATCCTTGCCCCGAGGGCTATGACATGGAGACCCAAGGTGGCAGCTGCATCGTGGACTTCGAAAACACGGCCATCTTCAGTCGGGAGTTCCAGGCCGCACAGGACTGCACCTGCGATAACGAGCATATGTTCGACTGCTCGGAACAGGATAGTGCTGACAGCGGCTCCGAGAAGGGTGACCTGAACTCCGCCGTGGAGCAATACATCCTGCAGATGGGCCAGGAGAACAGCCTGAACAACGTGAATAGCCTGGTTAAGAAGGCCGGGTACCCAGTGATGCCCGATCCTCGTCTGGATGACGCGGTTATGAACCCGTTTCTCCAGGGCGATCGCTTGCCCATAGCCGCCAAGAAGGGCAACCTTCTATTCCACTAAGCTGGCTCGATTATTCTTTGAGCATACACGACCATACCTACATCGTTTTCCATATGGGTGTCTAATACTATTACCTATCATAGCTGGTTATTAATGTTGTCCCGCAAGCGAAGTCTAGTAATGTTTCTACCCGTTTCCCGCAAATAAAGTTATTCGTATAGTACCAGGGCTCTAAGCCGAAGACATAGGAGTATTCGTATTGGCTTGGGGTACCGTTAAAACTACCGAATTTGCGTTCGGATTCAGCTTATCTTTATCATATTCGTAGCACCCGCCtttgataaatattaacaCAATATTGACACAATGTCTTCTGTatctatttctatttatttgttgtatcaAAATATTCACATTTCATCAAATCAatcattatatattttaaaaaactatTCTCGAAAAGTCGAGTGCATAAATAGATCATTATCTCTCTGCTGCACTCAGCTGCGAATCAGCTCCACGTTGAGTATTTTGAGTCAGCATGCACTGGCCCCGTGTCCTGAAGGATCCACGCGGGGATTGACTTAAACATAACCTAAGAAATGATAGTATAGTACATTGTATGAATGTTGCTGCCACAATGGGCGATGACCCACGCACATGCATACATTGGTACTGGCAGTGTGATTAGCTAAGTATTATGTTCGTTGTGTCGCCAGGATCCCTCCTGAACCCCAGTATATCTTGGATCTCTCTCGCGTCCCCATGTATACTTTTCAACACAATCCCTCCTGACTATTACTCTATGTATTGGCTTAGTCTTAAGAGTAGGCAGTTTCTGGAAAGAGGCGGAATTCGTTAACAAGGTCCCTAGGTCTAACTTAGCACTACGTCTAGGATGTATGGGTTCTTCATAGGCGGCCTGTGCCGTTGCCGCCGCCATTGGTGTTCTGGCCCCATGAGACCTGGTGATGCGGGTGGGGATGCGGGTTCCTGGTGGTCAGCCGCAGGGAGTTGCCGTCGCCGTCCTCGTCAATCACGTGCTCATAACCCTGGTTGATTGTGCCGCCCCCATTCGAGCCGTAAATTTGCTGCAAGAGTAAGCGGACAAGTTGAATTGGGAATACGATAatcacataaaataaatattaggaGTTATGATCATTTCATGAATagatttttatataaattggcTTTTACCTCTGCAGCACCGCCGTTTACATTAAATACATCCTTGATGCTGATTCCTACATTTGAAATGCGGGCGCTTCGCTGATTCGGCAGAGCTCCATTGTTGTTAGTCTATAAACATAAagaaattatatacatttttctcaAATTTCTTCAAACGCTTTTGTAATCTCACCGGTGCTCCAGTCGTAATCCCGTATTCGTTCTTCGCTCCCAGAGTTTGCATGGCAGACTTCCGCCTTTCCGCCATTACTGAATTCTTGCGCACTTCCAGTGCCCGGATGGTCTCCGCCCGCATTGTGAGGCGGCGGGTgagaatgggcgtggccggaTTGTTCTCTGCGTCGGCAGTGAGTTTCAGGAAGCGCTTTTTGAAAGCCACATCCAGGGTGCCGATTTGGCGACGCGGCTGTCGCGCCTTCTCCAGATTTTGAATCGTCTTCCGTCTGGCTATGCGATCTGGTCCGGAACCGGAGTCATTGTCGTAGTCCCCATCGATTCCCTGTAGCCTCTGCAAGTTTTTGACGATCTCCACAGCATGCTGAATTATAGAACATTGAAtacatgtatttttttttaaatgtatatatcatattatataatttgtttattatttgtattatttctaATGCATAGGACTTTGTCAATTGCAAGCTACCTACTTTATCTATTAGTTGATCCTGAGTTAGATCCTCGGACTTCTTCTTGCAGAAGTTGAGTTCAGTTGAGGCCAAGATGTGCGAAATGGTTCCAAATCGATGGAACAGCATGGCCGTAAACTGAATTATCAAAATAAGAGCAAAGAAGAACACGAATACCAGTCCAATGGGCTCTAGCTGAAGGTACTCCTTTGAGATGTGCACCTATAGGATAAGTAATACGATTAGCGTGGCTCTGAAGGACTTGGGTTTGGGTTAGTGACACTGAACGATTTGGTTGGTTTGGCTGATAATGGCTGATCTTAATACCAGTTGTCGGTGATTGTGGCATGTTGAGGTTTAGGTGTGATACCATTTGGGAGGTATGTTATATGTCGGGCtggtttatatttataaatttattgaacATATTGATGTCGGAGGAACAATGAACATGCTTGCCGAAACAGTGTACAGAACAGTGATTACTCAGAAGGGGACTTGTATGTATGTTGCTTACAGTTTACCGTGTTTTCATTTTAGGGCTAACTATTAGACCAGCGAAAATTCCAAGATGTTGTTCTGTTGTTTTTACATGATGTATTCGTATGATACAGCCTGAACCATTAGAGTGGGTCTAACAAAATAAACGGGAGTACCGAGAACAAGGAACATCATTAGCTGTTTGGTGATGCGACATGTTGGACGGGAAGGGTACTAAACATTTAGAGTGAAACAGAGGACAGGCAGGAAGTTAGAGGACCCCTCCGGAGGTTTTAGGGTAAGACAAACACTGACACTGACAGTTGTGTGTGGTAGTATAACATCAAATAAAGCTTGTTTATAAACCTCAGATGTCTCTTCGATATAGGTAATGTTGGTTTTGACGCCCAACGGCCAAATAATGTGTAGCTTGTCCTTGTTCAGTTGCAACAAGAAGACAATCAGCACGAACAAGGCGTTGGCCATGAAAAAAGCAAAGACCGACTTGTTTCGCAGCTCAATCAGGTCGGAGGCAATGCGGGCCTTTATTTCGTTTCAGTTCGGATTCATATCGTgccaaagaaagaaaaaaaccaaaagagtTGTGTTAGTTTTGCTTGAAACCAGCAATTACCTCCTGGGTGGACTCGTCGTAGGTGATGTTCGTCCGCACTCCAAAAGGCCACTTCACGTGAATGTTGTCCTTGTTCAGCTGCAGCAAGAACACGATCAGCACGAACAGCGCGTTGATCATGAAGAACGCGAACACCGACGAGTCGCGCAGCTCCTTCAGATCCTTAGCGATGCGGGCCTACAAGAGCGTTATCCGATCCGGCGATGGGGTTAAGTTATGTTTGGTTTTCTTAAAATGAGGGTTTTTCCGGAGAAAATACTCACAGCTAACAACAAAGATGGCTTCGGCGGGCCGAAGTGGAAATTCTCTTTACGAATTCCTGTATGGCTAACcatacatatctatatatatgtaacatttaatattgtttaaagaCCTTTTTTATCCACAAATAAAGGTAAAGTAAATATCTATTTAACTTATTCGATGAACTTCGAAATTGCTTTTgcaacattaattaatttctcttattttgcaaaaaaatatcTAGCCTTTGCTTTTCAAATTTAAGTCTTATTTAGTCATGTTGTTTATGATCTGCATAATTGATAAATTTACGGCACcaatagtcgagttccccgactatctgatacccgtcactcagctagtggaagtgcgaagagaaactTCAGCACTCAccgttttaggcggtttgtgggcgttagagtgggcgtgagaaatagttttttggaaaatcgagaaatatttacaagaatataaaaatttttgaaaatatcagaacatttttccaaagtgggcgtggcagttttgggcggtttgtgggcgttaaggtgggcgtggcaaaaagttttatcgatagaaatttacaagactaataaaaaaatattaaaacatttttcaaaagtgtgggagtgggagCTTTGgccggtttttgggcgttagagtgggcgtggcaacatgaatcgacaaacttgcgctgcgtctatgtctctggagtctgcatgcttaatctcttaattctagcttttatagttcctcgacgttcatacggacagacggacatggccagatcgactcggctattgctccttatcaagaatatatgttcggaaacgcttccttctgcccttttactctacgagtaacgggtatacatatatatgtgctATCTATGACGTTACTGAACGAGGTAGGAAAACTGACAGCAGcttaaaatattacattacataCTACATACACATTACATCAACAATAAATgtttagtttaaaataaataacatgtAGGGGTACCTGTTCCACGGGATCGTTGTCGATAGGGTAGAGATACTGGTCGATGAGATCCTTCCAGAACTGGATTTCAGTGCTGGAGAGGAAGTCCACTTCGCCCTTGCGGACATCTGGATCCTCGATCCAGTAGGGGTTGGTAAGAAAATCTCGCTCCTGCTTTGGTTCTGCCGAAGTGTCTGAGTCTGACTCGTCCGATTCATCGCCTGACTTCTCCGCCACCGAGGTCAGCAAGTGGTGATCCTTGGAGCCACTGGATGTGGTTCTCCTCCTTCCATGTCTGGAGGCATGGTGACCGTGGGGATCCACAGCACTCTCGATGGTGTCCATTCGATGTTTGATCGTGTCTAGCGATTCCGCGATGGAAGTCAGCTGCTGTTTCTCATCGGAGGTTTTTCCGTGGGTGCAGAATATGCAGCGAAAGAGCCCAGCCAGGGAGAACTCCACGGAGCCCTCCTCGTCGCCATTATCCCCTATTCCACTCTGAAGAAAGCTCAGCATGCTCTTCTGCTTCACTCTCTTCTTAGCCTCCTCGGTGGCCTTCTTCTCCGCCTCGAGTTCTTTCTTGGTTTTCTTAGCAACTACTTCGCGGGTTCCCCAGGAGACGACGTTCAGGTTGATGATCGAGTACAAGATGAGCAGCAGGTACATGGACGGAATGGATAGCAAATAGATTAGGCCGCATGTAATGCACCAGAACTCTTGTGGATGCAAACATGCAGCTATGAAGAATGAGCCCACCATCGATATCAGGAAAATGGCCGAAGGGGAGCCTATTCCATCCTCTCCCAACTGCAAGGCCGTACCCACAATCACCGCCATCATGATCAAGGCATATGCCGTCGAAAGGACTTGGGCCACGAACAACTGGATATTCGATTTACAGGTGAAGCAGATTACCATGAAGGCCAGGATAGGCACGATGTTGTAGTGAAAGGAGGTCCAGTTGTCGATGCGAAAAGCTGCGACGAAGGCACCCACCAACATAAGGAAAATGGTTCCGGGGCCCAGGATAGTTCCCCCCATCAACATCATCTGGTAGAAGATGTACAGCAGGGAAATGTTATCATTGATTTTGATCGTGCGCTTCGCATCCGCCAACAGATCCATGATGTTAGCAATGGTCGAGGGCACCCATCTGCGCCGCTGGTTGTAGAACTCATTGAATCCCTCAGGACAGTGGGTGTACGCATCACTGGCAGCCGAATACTCCACTCGGTATCCCCTCTGGAGAAGCAATGTGCACAACCATCGATCTTCGCCCTGATCGTACTGGACATAGTGACGAGCCTCATCCGACCGCGTAGTGTATTTCTTCATTACATTGTCATCCATGAGGGCCTTGCCCCTGAACAGGGAAAAGCATCCAGGTGAACACAGCACGCAACCAATCATGTGCTCCGTGGCCTTTTGTAGCCAATGACCTATTGCGTACTCGAAGAGCTGGTACCAAACCATGGGTCCCGATCCCACGGGATGAATGCGACCACAGGCGGCACCCAggttcttgtttttcttcatTAGATCCACCAAAAGAGTCACCGCATTCGGCTTGAAGTCAATGTCTCCGTCCAGGGTCAGAAGGTAGGTGTTTTCCGCAATCGCATCCTTGCGATCCACCGAAATGGGCAGCTCCATGAGGCGATGTCCTAGCAGGTAGTACATGTACATCACCTGAGACCAACGCTTTCTGTGACGAATGCGGTCCTTGTCCTTTAAGTGCGTAATGAACTTGGTCTTTCCCGGAAGGGTCCACACCAGGCGGCCTCCGTACGGAGTGGGGTACTTCTTTGGCGGACGCAGTCTGATCGTGGTCTGATGGATCTCGGAGGCAGCCTCGTCCATGGTGGCTATTAAAAGCTTGACGAAGCGATTGCATTGGATATCGTCGTCGCTGTGATCGGAGATTTCGAAGGCGTCATCGAAGAAGATGTGGGCTGCAAGGGAGTTGTGGTTGTTGAACCTCTAACTGGATTATCAATCTTACTCACTCTCAAATTCGTAGTAATCCGGATCGAGAACCCTCAGATACTTTTGAGCCACACGACGAGCACACTGGTCCTCGTCCATTCGCATGATGCTCTTTAAGAACTCTATCATCTCGTCTTTCGTCTCATGCCACATAGTCGCGCAGGAGTAGATTCGTGTGATGTTATCGGAGGACTTAATCGATGGCTTGTTGGGTGCCGAGGAACGATCCGTGTGCACAGAAATAGTCTCGTAGTACTCATcgcctttttccttttcgatcTCCGAAAGATCCTGTAAAAGAGGAATTAGGTATTGTTTCGGATTAAACGAGATTCTCTGTTGAAAACTTACCTCTGTTTTTACATCTGCCTGGTCATCACGCCTTCGGTTGAGGGCCATCGACTGATCGATCAGAAGAGAGGAGTACATGGGCTGGACAAACAGCTTTTCGGTGGTGGCCAGGCGCTCGCACTTTGGAGTCCAGATGTGCAGTGCTATCCAGGTCTGACTCAGGAGCCAAAGGATCCAGGCCCACGCCATTTGCTCGGTGACGAAGTTGTTAAACCGGAAGTTTGAGGGGCTCGTAAAGAACAGGTAGTCTGGAATGGTGTCATGGAAGAAGCAGGGATCGTCGATTCGGATTCCAcaggctgcgatcaggaaaGTGACAGAGAGCGGAACAGTTAGACTGACGGGAAACGCGTAGCTGAATCCCTGGATAAGGATCTTGCAGGCGAATTTTCCGAAGATGTAGCACAAGTAGGCGCCGAAAATCTGTAGAAGCAGAACATACACCACTGTATTGTAAGcggcatccacatccacggtGTCAATGTTGGCCGACTCCAGGGTATCTGGAAGCACACCGCCCAGTCCCGCTGGCAGTTCGTAGACTATGATCTTGTGAGGTCCAAAAGCGTCTCCGTACATTGCGAACAGATTGCCGGGTTCCTCGCCTTGCGCCCAGTAGATAAGCAGTGTGACGGTGAAGAAAAGTAGGATCTTCCAGATGGAGAGAAATATGTGACAGAAGTAGCGAGTGTACTTCATCTCCTCCTTTATGCGACCCAGAGCACGAACCAGGCCGAGTGGGGACAGTGGCGATACGTAATTCTCCCACCAGCCGCACGAGATCATGACACAGGCCACTGGGATAACCCATAGCTCCCGGCGGTTCTCCAGTAGCGGCCAAATCACCAGACCTGTAACCTGGGCCGTCACCGCCGCCAGGTCGATGATCACCTTCACAAACCGCTTGCCCTCTTTGGAGGTGCGCGACAGGAGGCCAAAGATGCCCGGCACCACGCACAGGCAATTGGTCAGCATGGCGCCTTGGATAGCGTCGATCTGGGGCAGAACTACGAACATCAGCAGTGCCATGCCCACGGCGCTTAAACTCTCCATCAGCCAGACGAACAGGAAGTGCCCTGTCTTCGGCACCTTAAAGGTCTTGAAGAAGCAGATGCGGACGGATCGGATCAGGGCTCCGATCTCGGGAAGGGCGTAGGCTATCAGCAGCGCCCAGATCCAGGCTACTCGCTCCTCTTCTGGGAGCCGCACCACGAAGCTTTTGTCCCGACCCTTATggaaaacacataaaaaaggCCAGTTAAAATGGAATGAGGATCATAATAGTCTTGCTGTTTTGGTTGTATTTTTGATAGATAGGTTTAATCATCTTACCAAGTCTTTGTTGCAGTACTCCATCTTCTTATCCTTGCGCACCTGCGAGGTCATGAAGAGCATTGTGCCCTTGGCGATGACACCACCGGTTAAAACTATGATAAACGTAATCACATAGGCGAAGATCTTTAAGATCTTTACGGTTAATTCTAAGCACTCTAGGTTTGCCGTCGATCCGGTCTCAATCTTGATCGGCGGATCCCGGAAAACATCCCAACCCTTCGTCTCTTGTATGGTGCGTTGGCTGAAAATTGAATgaggtttaattaaa is a window encoding:
- the LOC122622390 gene encoding chitin synthase chs-2 isoform X2, encoding MSAMRHRPMAPPGQGAGTGTAGEQGDSDDNNFTDDESSPLTHDIYGGSQRTIQETKGWDVFRDPPIKIETGSTANLECLELTVKILKIFAYVITFIIVLTGGVIAKGTMLFMTSQVRKDKKMEYCNKDLGRDKSFVVRLPEEERVAWIWALLIAYALPEIGALIRSVRICFFKTFKVPKTGHFLFVWLMESLSAVGMALLMFVVLPQIDAIQGAMLTNCLCVVPGIFGLLSRTSKEGKRFVKVIIDLAAVTAQVTGLVIWPLLENRRELWVIPVACVMISCGWWENYVSPLSPLGLVRALGRIKEEMKYTRYFCHIFLSIWKILLFFTVTLLIYWAQGEEPGNLFAMYGDAFGPHKIIVYELPAGLGGVLPDTLESANIDTVDVDAAYNTVVYVLLLQIFGAYLCYIFGKFACKILIQGFSYAFPVSLTVPLSVTFLIAACGIRIDDPCFFHDTIPDYLFFTSPSNFRFNNFVTEQMAWAWILWLLSQTWIALHIWTPKCERLATTEKLFVQPMYSSLLIDQSMALNRRRDDQADVKTEDLSEIEKEKGDEYYETISVHTDRSSAPNKPSIKSSDNITRIYSCATMWHETKDEMIEFLKSIMRMDEDQCARRVAQKYLRVLDPDYYEFETHIFFDDAFEISDHSDDDIQCNRFVKLLIATMDEAASEIHQTTIRLRPPKKYPTPYGGRLVWTLPGKTKFITHLKDKDRIRHRKRWSQVMYMYYLLGHRLMELPISVDRKDAIAENTYLLTLDGDIDFKPNAVTLLVDLMKKNKNLGAACGRIHPVGSGPMVWYQLFEYAIGHWLQKATEHMIGCVLCSPGCFSLFRGKALMDDNVMKKYTTRSDEARHYVQYDQGEDRWLCTLLLQRGYRVEYSAASDAYTHCPEGFNEFYNQRRRWVPSTIANIMDLLADAKRTIKINDNISLLYIFYQMMLMGGTILGPGTIFLMLVGAFVAAFRIDNWTSFHYNIVPILAFMVICFTCKSNIQLFVAQVLSTAYALIMMAVIVGTALQLGEDGIGSPSAIFLISMVGSFFIAACLHPQEFWCITCGLIYLLSIPSMYLLLILYSIINLNVVSWGTREVVAKKTKKELEAEKKATEEAKKRVKQKSMLSFLQSGIGDNGDEEGSVEFSLAGLFRCIFCTHGKTSDEKQQLTSIAESLDTIKHRMDTIESAVDPHGHHASRHGRRRTTSSGSKDHHLLTSVAEKSGDESDESDSDTSAEPKQERDFLTNPYWIEDPDVRKGEVDFLSSTEIQFWKDLIDQYLYPIDNDPVEQARIASDLIELRNKSVFAFFMANALFVLIVFLLQLNKDKLHIIWPLGVKTNITYIEETSEVHISKEYLQLEPIGLVFVFFFALILIIQFTAMLFHRFGTISHILASTELNFCKKKSEDLTQDQLIDKHAVEIVKNLQRLQGIDGDYDNDSGSGPDRIARRKTIQNLEKARQPRRQIGTLDVAFKKRFLKLTADAENNPATPILTRRLTMRAETIRALEVRKNSVMAERRKSAMQTLGAKNEYGITTGAPTNNNGALPNQRSARISNVGISIKDVFNVNGGAAEQIYGSNGGGTINQGYEHVIDEDGDGNSLRLTTRNPHPHPHHQVSWGQNTNGGGNGTGRL
- the LOC122621127 gene encoding neuroendocrine protein 7B2, yielding MLFCSQNVHMMVAMLVVASSGYQVQSYGSKDILADALLTDLLNRMDNDMQVGYYDVGNEAAAGSKDNVDLVSRSEYARLCDGGSDCILQSGSGAASHPSLRDHEFLQHSSLWGHQFISGGMGEGPNRYPTIVKNDAGLPAYCNPPNPCPEGYDMETQGGSCIVDFENTAIFSREFQAAQDCTCDNEHMFDCSEQDSADSGSEKGDLNSAVEQYILQMGQENSLNNVNSLVKKAGYPVMPDPRLDDAVMNPFLQGDRLPIAAKKGNLLFH
- the LOC122621155 gene encoding transcription factor Ouib, giving the protein MSLTDVCRICANKIKGHKRDRNIFKYMRGRLLEQLKLITGVELTRNQGLPEFVCERCFSELDLATKFRERCIFSQKYLLEIRKKSRDQSIVHIDLSPEPLDEQMIDADQLKTEDDEQFVCYQGTKDLDLEGHQDLQEFQPNDDPAASAIAAAEAAHQADLQEQHMERAAKRRRNFFICDECGTLFHDEYLYNEHLNGHQDRREMNQFFPCSECPESFNKKALLKLHRAQCHSTQRKFKCAICNEVFAALGAKLRHDKAHENERPYPCLECGMIFSSVSELQNHCVTHSEENRKFRCEPCNKNFITRRDLVAHTKTAPHKRFAKYMQDEFELGELLTYS
- the LOC122622390 gene encoding chitin synthase chs-2 isoform X1; translated protein: MSAMRHRPMAPPGQGAGTGTAGEQGDSDDNNFTDDESSPLTHDIYGGSQRTIQETKGWDVFRDPPIKIETGSTANLECLELTVKILKIFAYVITFIIVLTGGVIAKGTMLFMTSQVRKDKKMEYCNKDLGRDKSFVVRLPEEERVAWIWALLIAYALPEIGALIRSVRICFFKTFKVPKTGHFLFVWLMESLSAVGMALLMFVVLPQIDAIQGAMLTNCLCVVPGIFGLLSRTSKEGKRFVKVIIDLAAVTAQVTGLVIWPLLENRRELWVIPVACVMISCGWWENYVSPLSPLGLVRALGRIKEEMKYTRYFCHIFLSIWKILLFFTVTLLIYWAQGEEPGNLFAMYGDAFGPHKIIVYELPAGLGGVLPDTLESANIDTVDVDAAYNTVVYVLLLQIFGAYLCYIFGKFACKILIQGFSYAFPVSLTVPLSVTFLIAACGIRIDDPCFFHDTIPDYLFFTSPSNFRFNNFVTEQMAWAWILWLLSQTWIALHIWTPKCERLATTEKLFVQPMYSSLLIDQSMALNRRRDDQADVKTEDLSEIEKEKGDEYYETISVHTDRSSAPNKPSIKSSDNITRIYSCATMWHETKDEMIEFLKSIMRMDEDQCARRVAQKYLRVLDPDYYEFETHIFFDDAFEISDHSDDDIQCNRFVKLLIATMDEAASEIHQTTIRLRPPKKYPTPYGGRLVWTLPGKTKFITHLKDKDRIRHRKRWSQVMYMYYLLGHRLMELPISVDRKDAIAENTYLLTLDGDIDFKPNAVTLLVDLMKKNKNLGAACGRIHPVGSGPMVWYQLFEYAIGHWLQKATEHMIGCVLCSPGCFSLFRGKALMDDNVMKKYTTRSDEARHYVQYDQGEDRWLCTLLLQRGYRVEYSAASDAYTHCPEGFNEFYNQRRRWVPSTIANIMDLLADAKRTIKINDNISLLYIFYQMMLMGGTILGPGTIFLMLVGAFVAAFRIDNWTSFHYNIVPILAFMVICFTCKSNIQLFVAQVLSTAYALIMMAVIVGTALQLGEDGIGSPSAIFLISMVGSFFIAACLHPQEFWCITCGLIYLLSIPSMYLLLILYSIINLNVVSWGTREVVAKKTKKELEAEKKATEEAKKRVKQKSMLSFLQSGIGDNGDEEGSVEFSLAGLFRCIFCTHGKTSDEKQQLTSIAESLDTIKHRMDTIESAVDPHGHHASRHGRRRTTSSGSKDHHLLTSVAEKSGDESDESDSDTSAEPKQERDFLTNPYWIEDPDVRKGEVDFLSSTEIQFWKDLIDQYLYPIDNDPVEQARIAKDLKELRDSSVFAFFMINALFVLIVFLLQLNKDNIHVKWPFGVRTNITYDESTQEVHISKEYLQLEPIGLVFVFFFALILIIQFTAMLFHRFGTISHILASTELNFCKKKSEDLTQDQLIDKHAVEIVKNLQRLQGIDGDYDNDSGSGPDRIARRKTIQNLEKARQPRRQIGTLDVAFKKRFLKLTADAENNPATPILTRRLTMRAETIRALEVRKNSVMAERRKSAMQTLGAKNEYGITTGAPTNNNGALPNQRSARISNVGISIKDVFNVNGGAAEQIYGSNGGGTINQGYEHVIDEDGDGNSLRLTTRNPHPHPHHQVSWGQNTNGGGNGTGRL